GCACTTTCAGGAGCGGTGCCATCCCGAAGTTCCTGCTGTGGTCGGAGCCCTTCATTGCCAACTTCTGGATGGCCCAGACCGAGGACGTGCGCAAAGGGCGATGTCCGCTTCCTTGCGAGGTCACTTTCGACCAAAAGGAGGTCAGACTCTTCGCCACAGTCAGCGAGATGCAGTGCTGGATGCagaccacaatttttttttattgatttgttattattgatattattgttgttgtgactaTTAACACcatttcattgttataattattttcattactgtcattattcttactatcattattattattattattattatcattattattattactactattattatcatcattgttatcataatcatcatcattattattattaattatcattattattactactgttaatgatattattactattattggtgttatcatatTGCTATTCGTACCatagttgctattattatcattatttattattattgttattattatcattattgtcactattattattattattattattattattatcatgttgttgttgttgttgttgttggcatggttcttattgttatgattattaccataatcatcatcattgtcattactgtcactctcattactattatgtaatcatgaatatcatcacagATATCACCTCTGTTACTTTTTCAACGGAGATCCTTCGCCAGGTAAGGAGCGCGGACGCCGTGCTCATTTACATCCGGTTTTTGCCGAAGCGGCCCCTGCAGCTGCCGGCGCTCGAGCCCCGCGACCCCCGGCAGCCCTGGATCGCGCTCAGCTTCGAGGCGCCTCCGAGAGCCAACAAAAACTTCTACGACGACTTCCACCTCCTCAACGGCGCCTTCAACCGCACCATGCTTTACCGGCGCGACGCTGATGTGGTCGTGCCACACGGCTTCGTAGTCGGGCGCGGCGAGGAGGCCGACCTTCTGCCGGAGATATGGCATGGCCCGCCTATCTCTAAGATCCCCTCCCGTGAGCGCAAAATTGCGGTCGCTTTTATTTCAAACTGCAAAGCTGAAAGCGGCCGCTTGGAATATACACGTAGTGTGCAACAATACATTTCTGTGGACATTTATGGAAAGTGCGGCCCCCTCAAGTGCGGCCACTCAATGTACGTCCAACACAGGTACAGCCCCATCACAGACAAGTGCCTAATGAATGCCGGCATGAAGTACCTCTTTTACTTCGCCTTCGAAAACTCTTTGTGTAATGATTACGTCACAGAAAAACTTTACAACATACTATACTATCCCATAGTGCCAGTGGTTCTCGGGGCAGCTAATTATTCCACTCTGCTTCCACCCAATTCATTCATCGACGCTCGGAGGTTCTCGCCCGTACAGCTAGCGACTTTGCTCCGCCGTCTGTCGCAGTCGCCAAAGGTATGTTTCGCCGCTTTTGAGTCTTCATTAACATGCAAATATGAAAGTCCATTACCTCAAAGATATTTCCTTCCTtaccacctcctccccatcttttttCCAGGAGTACCAGAAGTACCACGAGTGGCGCCAGCATTACCACGTATCTCTGTGGGGGGGACAAAGAACCTTGTGCCACCTGTGCGTCCGCCTGCACGACCCCACCTTCTACAGCACCCATGTCGTCCACGATTTCCAGCGTTGGTTTGTTAATGAATCTCAGTGCGGGTGGAAGTAACAGAGCGCCAGGTTGCTTTGTCGATTTTTTGACGGATTACATTCTTAGCGCAGGTTGTCAGTTCTGTTGCTGGCGAAGATGGACTTACCATACACTTTATATGCTTGTgagtgtatacattatacataaatacatacaagctacagagacagacaggcacgcaaacagacggaaacagacagacagtcagacaaacaaacagacggaaagacagacaaagacagatggCCGGTTTGTTAAAATTACGAGGCCCGACCTCATGAATACTCATGGGCGTGTATATACACGGAAATAAATGCTTACACATCTGTCTAGTTgtatacctacctacacacacacacaagtatacatacatatatatatatatatatatatatatatatatatatatatatattatatatatatatatacacacagacacacacacacacacatatattcatatatattatatatatatatatatatatatatatatatatatatatatatatatatatatatatatatatatatattccataaacgTCGTCTTTCACCTTCACCATCGGTATATTATCAGAGTTGTGATTACTATAATCATTTCCTGTACTGTTGTCCTGAgaacaaacattatcattatgacgatTTCTTTTGTAAGAAGTTTATATTGGTTCTCACTTTCTTTCGTACTATGACCATCACTACCAATTCTATTATTTTCATGTGAATTTTTTATCTGACAACACCGGCACGAAATGCTAATATCATATCGATCAAATAATGAGCATTACATGAATTATGCATAAAATGtggcaaaagaaataaaaaaatatatgtaaatcttaATAGGAATGcggttgttttatataatatttatcatgataCTGTCACTGTCAGTCATGACCATTATAATCCCATTATCGTCAAAACACCTAATCcctgttattttgttttcaaggtgttatcattatatatatgtacatagggcATGGGACAAGGGCAGATCACCTCAGGGTAATGTCATCATTTTTTACTAGCCTTTGTAATACAGAGTAAAGATAGGAAGATGATTAATCCTGCCGCTAGACTGTCAATTCCCTGTGGACATTCAGAGGAAGGGAACATCGAGGTAAAGCGAGTGGATCCAGAACGACTGAGGCTTGGATCCTAGTAGGTCGGAAGTCCTTAGTTTTCATGTGGCTGCTCCTGAGAATATAGTAAGGTAATAAGATTCAGGAAGACATTTATGAATGTCACATCTCCATACCACAACACATTCAGATGAATTTCCATACCACAACATATTCACATGAATTTCCGTACCACAACATATTCACATGAATTTCCATACTACAACATATTCACATGAATTTCCATACTACAACATATTAACATGAATTTTCATACAACAACATATTCACATGAGTTTCCAAATTCACATAAATTTCAATACTACAACATATTCATGTTATCCTACCTTTCCTGAGGCCTCTCGATTTTTGCCGATCTCTGCTGCTGAAGGTGATGCAATCGGGCGCTCACCTGCCGGACACTATCGAGCGCAGCGCCCAGGCTCTGGGAATCCAACCTTTGCCCCAAGCTCTCCTTAGCCGGGAGGCCCTTTTGCTCGCTCAGACGCTGCTGCCTGTAATAGTCGTCGGAAAAGAGAATTTTCTTGCTGTATGAAGACCCCTCCGAAGTACTCACGTCCACCACGCAATGATTGCCACTGGCTGCTGGAACTGCCCTGGTGTCGTCCTGAACACAAAAG
The genomic region above belongs to Penaeus monodon isolate SGIC_2016 chromosome 16, NSTDA_Pmon_1, whole genome shotgun sequence and contains:
- the LOC119582552 gene encoding uncharacterized protein LOC119582552, which produces MEMLMLVLVVALSVALPLAFVSCCMLYTFFRQQFYHDDTRAVPAASGNHCVVDVSTSEGSSYSKKILFSDDYYRQQRLSEQKGLPAKESLGQRLDSQSLGAALDSVRQVSARLHHLQQQRSAKIERPQERSSHMKTKDFRPTRIQASVVLDPLALPRCSLPLNVHRELTV
- the LOC119582551 gene encoding alpha-(1,3)-fucosyltransferase C-like; translated protein: MKIKEIFIAVNKHTRTMRLCIGIAAALTILIPVIYQAIPNEHKYKPVRLLYDDAFLRMEGMRNRTPAWTAFRDKTFEPLLEAFRKVAHNSTGPTPAFRSGAIPKFLLWSEPFIANFWMAQTEDVRKGRCPLPCEVTFDQKEVRSADAVLIYIRFLPKRPLQLPALEPRDPRQPWIALSFEAPPRANKNFYDDFHLLNGAFNRTMLYRRDADVVVPHGFVVGRGEEADLLPEIWHGPPISKIPSRERKIAVAFISNCKAESGRLEYTRSVQQYISVDIYGKCGPLKCGHSMYVQHRYSPITDKCLMNAGMKYLFYFAFENSLCNDYVTEKLYNILYYPIVPVVLGAANYSTLLPPNSFIDARRFSPVQLATLLRRLSQSPKEYQKYHEWRQHYHVSLWGGQRTLCHLCVRLHDPTFYSTHVVHDFQRWFVNESQCGWK